A genome region from Festucalex cinctus isolate MCC-2025b chromosome 17, RoL_Fcin_1.0, whole genome shotgun sequence includes the following:
- the tepsin gene encoding AP-4 complex accessory subunit tepsin, which produces MATFMERLAFLQKVPTLMKATADDESPCPGYIFQEIGKISHESLASDQCLLEYLLERLQVESCHVKLKVLKIFVHLCSHGSKHFLTELRRNSTFIQQASVYSGPPDPIHGTALYQKVRNTAQEVARLLFTDTFYVKSGVLPFNMGTSTMGMGSAASHRAGMQGFGYNPVKQGAGNDSLLDKIQKAAEVVASAVIPPTEHQGIRLHDNHYRAVVAPSAPIEVAVPACAYSLPAPRLKGVTQRCPGQVGGGWEETDSGNNSSHNSSQDISTNSRASAGSKSACTGSQSGASRESSGDLSERVEALQLGDCGQEMALISKLMEGSRVFLSNEESQHFIKECSTLNCEVVVELLSSRLQDPSNTVNMRALCAVACLMTADLLSLEQIFGATQRRLRQLSEGPPGPVANKATKILRQFKALTGGVHHPAKREAAGSTQQVNHTSSQLITSTYSDSGEPAPVDSCEKPPLTEQRALMAPVRTEPCVERPSLFSGMKLVNRTRTLCETSTAYVDPGSLRNSGKEKQPDSPASVVSDSSQQSSAFSFLNS; this is translated from the exons ATGGCTACATTCATGGAACGGTTAGCTTTCCTTCAGAAA GTCCCGACTCTGATGAAGGCGACAGCTGATGATGAGAGTCCCTGTCCTGGCTACATTTTCCAAGAAATTGGAA AAATCTCCCACGAGTCTTTGGCAAGTGATCAGTGTTTGTTAGAGTACCTGCTAGAGAGGCTTCAAGTCGAGTCCTGTCATGTCAAGCTCAAG GTGCTGAAGATCTTTGTTCATCTGTGCAGTCATGGCTCCAAACATTTCCTCACTGAACTCAGGAGGAATTCCACTTTCATTCAGCAAGCATCAG tatacaGTGGGCCTCCTGATCCCATCCACGGCACAGCTTTGTATCAGAAAGTGAGAAACACGGCACAG GAAGTTGCCCGGCTGCTTTTCACTGATACGTTTTACGTAAAAAGTGGTGTGCTGCCATTTAACATGGGAACCTCAACAATGG GTATGGGATCAGCAGCCTCCCACAGGGCAGGAATGCAGGGCTTCGGGTACAATCCAGTGAAGCAGGGGGCAG GCAACGACTCACTTCTGGATAAGATCCAGAAAGCTGCGGAAGTAGTCGCCAGCGCCGTCATCCCCCCGACGGAACACCAGGGCATCCGTCTCCACGACAACCACTACCGGGCTGTCGTGGCGCCATCTGCGCCGATAGAAGTGGCCGTACCAGCATGTGCCTACAGTCTGCCTGCTCCCAGACTAAAAG GAGTGACTCAGCGTTGTCCAGGGCAGGTCGGAGGCGGCTGGGAAGAGACTGACAGTGGCAACAACTCGTCTCACAACTCATCTCAGGATATTTCCACCAATAGCAGGGCCTCCGCGGGGAGCAAGTCGGCGTGCACTGGCAGCCAATCAGGAGCCAGCAGAGAAAGCAGCGGGGACCTATCGGAGCG GGTGGAAGCGTTGCAGTTGGGGGACTGCGGCCAGGAGATggcgctcatcagcaagctgatGGAAGGCTCCAGAGTGTTTCTGTCCAATGAGGAGAGCCAGCACTTTATCAAAGA ATGCTCCACTCTTAACTGTGAGGTTGTTGTGGAGTTGCTCTCGAGTCGGCTGCAAGATCCCTCCAACACTGTTAACATG AGGGCATTGTGCGCCGTCGCCTGCCTCATGACTGCCGACCTTCTGTCTCTTGAGCAAATTTTCGGAGCGACGCAACGTAGGCTCCGTCAGCTCAGTGAGGGCCCCCCGGGACCCGTGGCCAACAAAGCCACGAAG ATCCTGAGACAGTTCAAGGCCCTGACGGGTGGAGTTCACCATCCTGCCAAACGGGAAGCGGCCGGCAGCACTCAGCAAGTCAACCACACATCTAGTCAACTTATTACATCGACGTATTCGGATTCCGGAGAGCCCGCGCCCGTGGACAGCTGTGAGAAACCTCCACTAACTGAGCAACGGGCGCTCATGGCTCCTGTTAGGACTGAGCCTTGTGTGGAAAGACCGTCCCTGTTCAGTGGTATGAAGCTGGTAAACAGGACGAGGACCCTGTGCGAGACCAGCACGGCCTACGTGGACCCGGGCTCACTACGGAACTCGGGAAAAGAGAAGCAACCTGACAGCCCAGCTTCGGTTGTGTCTGATAGTAGCCAGCAGTCGTCCGCCTTCTCGTTTCTCAACTCTTGA
- the ndufaf8 gene encoding NADH dehydrogenase [ubiquinone] 1 alpha subcomplex assembly factor 8, producing MSGSNVWHRSREKLRRFTESFAQCAEEAAAYGKCVAATTTSKQELKKDHCAQEFAALKTCFANAAKKNLK from the exons ATGTCTGGGTCAAATGTTTGGCATCGTAGCCGAGAGAAACTCAGACGTTTTACAGAATCCTTTGCACAATGTGCAGAAGAG GCAGCAGCTTATGGCAAATGTGTGGCAGCTACCACAACAAGCAAGCAGGAGTTGAAGAAAGACCATTGTGCTCAAGAATTTGCAGCCCTTAAGACGTGCTTTGCAAACGCT GCCAAGAAAAATctcaaatga